Proteins found in one Miscanthus floridulus cultivar M001 chromosome 4, ASM1932011v1, whole genome shotgun sequence genomic segment:
- the LOC136551069 gene encoding uncharacterized protein At4g14100-like, whose translation MSPLLLLLPLLLATATATAKTTAVASVTAAAAAAPTRDDRGGGPPAPPSLVPPVTPPWPEQFHAVVITNLSARGGGLQLIDLYYDWPRGRDLNIVHDQLSREPQWNVEWANGTAFLFDAASCATFQFAVGLLPPDWKARGAAYLGRDRVDGFDCHVWSNFVFARYYEDVATGRPVSWNFNGMQRHVLSFEAGEVLQDSSKWQAPAYCFTNSNGGSRASAAASSS comes from the exons ATGTCCCCTCTCCTGCTGCTCCTCCCACTGCTCctcgccacggccacggccactgcCAAGACCACCGCAGTGGCGTCCGTGaccgcggcagcagcagcagcgcccaCCAGAGACGACAGGGGCGGCGGGCCTCCTGCTCCGCCGTCCCTGGTGCCGCCCGTGACGCCGCCGTGGCCGGAGCAGTTCCACGCGGTGGTGATCACGAACCTGAGTGCGCGCGGCGGCGGGCTGCAGCTGATCGACCTCTACTACGACTGGCCGCGCGGGCGGGACCTGAACATCGTCCACGACCAGCTCTCCCGCGAGCCGCAGTGGAACGTGGAGTGGGCCAACGGCACCGCCTTCCTGTTCGACGCCGCGTCCTGCGCCACCTTCCAGTTCGCCGTCGGCCTCCTGCCGCCAGACTGGAAAGCCCGCGGCGCCGCCTACCTGGGCCGCGACCGCGTCGACGGCTTCGACTGCCACGTCTGGTCCAACTTCGTCTTCGCCCGCTACTACGAGGACGTCGCCACCGGACGCCCCGTCAGCTGGAACTTCAATG GGATGCAGCGGCATGTGCTGAGCTTCGAGGCGGGGGAAGTGCTGCAGGACTCCTCCAAGTGGCAGGCACCGGCTTACTGCTTCACCAACAGCAATGGCGGCAGTAGGGCCAGCGCCGCTGCTTCGTCTTCCTGA